Genomic segment of Harmonia axyridis chromosome 6, icHarAxyr1.1, whole genome shotgun sequence:
ATAAACCTATCATCAATAACTACACCGATGGACTATTACCAATATTCAATGAAGAAATATTCACCAACTTGTGTTTCGTGATAAATTGTATCTTAATCAAAGAAGAATTGAAacgttcaaaaaaatattactttttggAACAAAACCTGCACGTACTATTTAATTGGATCTTTTGAGAATGATGTATGGAAAAGCATACCTCATAGGATGATTCTgatagttcatggaattttgggaaaaatttcatcgaGAAAACGAAAACAGATATAACACTTCAAGATACGTGATAGAAATATCCCACAAAAGCCTTATAAATCGACTTCAAGTAATCGAAAATGAACTTTTTGTACTCAAACATGTCCTTTCTGAATGAAGTCAATCTCTTCATTGAGATTaacaaatgtttgaaaaataattgttcCCAACATTTCACGAAAACTCCGTATTTTAAGTACCTTTTTACAGGATTAGATGAAGAGTtgttgaactgaaaaaatttcactcttaagggaatgtttattgagcgtgccaagcagagattcagaatttttattaagaactaattctttgtggttaatGAAATGTAAAGAAATCACGTTCACTCAcagtgaaatccaaaatattcacgaaaataggaaaagtctgaaattttcctagtcataatctgatttactcgatttcagaaatatagaaggaaaacgatagtaaagggcgataaaacttcaaaatttgaaattattcgatctattagttgaagagttattgaactgtgaaatttaaCTCTTTAAattaacatcaccctgtatatcccaaacgtaggcactcaggcgattgaaaacTCTTGATAAGAGTCGTCTACGATgaccttaattcatggtatacttttgtcgcattcttcccggacACCCTTTAAAATCGTAAGGAATACAAAGTCGAGCACAGACAATATATTTCCATTATGCAAACCTCTTTACTCGACGTAGTTCTCGAAATACCactcgcgaactacgtctcgaaaatcggtgtataatcgattattgtctatgctcttgtgatattataactgataacTTCATGATTGGATTCACCAAAAAAGTCAAAATgcaaatgaatatttgataggTCGATCGAAGTTTTGTGATACTAGCTATCTTTTCTATATATTATGTTGTTATGTTTTTAAGGCATCTTCGCTTGCGTAAATACAGCAAATTTTATTTCAGCATCAGAATCTGAAATCTGAATTGGCATCTCCGTTATGAATCTCGCGTTTTCTATAGATATCAACCTATTATCTTCAACAACGTTGTGTTTATTCTCCATTAATTTTGACGACATTAATAAAAAAACCTATAAAAATCTCGTAGCTTCATAATTATTGCCAGTATATCGGTCAACCGACCACATTTTTATGTGGTCGGTTGCCATGAAACAGAAGCTCAATATTTTCACCCACACTTATCTCTCATTATTCTTGATAATGAACCTTTAGAAATATTTGAAGAGTGTTGGCacgaaatttgaaacaaaaattactATACCGTAATTTTATgaagaaattgaataaaaaaattaaaacatgaaattttcgacataaacaaaattcaaaactaCAGGTAGATAACCATAAGTCCCAATGCACTGTTAAGTGCTTTGAATGAGGAGGAAgtaaaaattcataataaaaatcgtttataataatgaaaaatatagtaaCGGAAAAGAAAGTATCTTTCTTCcataaaattaaacaaaaaagtgaaaaacgTTGATAACACTGCTTTCCTATTCTTAATTTTCTAACCaatattaatatcaaatataGTCCTACAATATACACTTACAAAGAGTTTCGATATGCCTGAGCATACTCCCAATAAAATGCTTGATCTGTTGAAAATCTAAGCAGAATGCAAATGTCCAGATTTTTGATCAGGAGTGTAGTAAGTCTCGACAAATTATTTGTCTTATATTAGCAGTGTTATcaggaataaaaatatttggttGATTATTGGACAATTTTACTCGATATATCTACCTCCGATTAATTATGAGCTTTGAACATtccaaataatcaaaatatttcattgatgaaaagaattattttcagCTCTTGCTGcagatttattttcaattattacagttcatcatcattttccattgaacattttgatttatttttttttataatttcatttatattttttgtttattttgattTCCATTCATTTCAGGGACCCCAAAGAACTTCAAAATGAAAGGAATCTTCTTTTTCTACTCCAGTGGTTTGAcgtgatgaagatgaaagacaATATTGTGCGCGAGTTTATATAAAATCAGGACTTAGTAAATGAGCCCCAAAATGAACATAATTTTAGTGGTGTGTACTTTAATTGTAGCCATCAGCGCCATCAGGGTTCCTACAGTATGGCCAGATGATAACTCTCAACCGAAACACTTAAAATCAATAGGACATGGACACTACCATAGTAAATTATCTGTGAATAACAGAGAACACTTCAGGATACACCCACAAAAATCGAGGATACGTAAAAACTTCCATGTTCATAAGAAACCTTACAGGGTATCTAAGTTACCTACTAGAGTACAACATTTTCATTCCAAGCCTAAGAAGTTTTTCAGGAAACATAAACCAAGAGCTAGTCCTTGGATGCCAATAGCACCTTTCAgcaaaaatacaaatttattcTATACGCCTCCGAAAGCCCAAGCACCTCTCGATCTCAAGCAACACCCTCAGACTTACTACAGGCCAGCATCCAGCGAGTATGTCACCAGTAGAAGCTCTCCCCTTTACAAAAACTATAGGGATGATAGGACATACGAACATGAAGATACAGAAGATGAGAGAATAACAGAACCTTCTCCGGACGTTGAAAGACCATCAATAAAGGAAAGCGATCAAGAACAACCAATGGATATTCCAACAGCACCAATATATCCAGGAGATGGACAATGGGCTAAACCAGGTCAGAAGCACAAACCCTTCATtagtaaacaaaaatattcagagTTAATGCAAGATTCGGAAGAAAAACCTGACGgattcgaaattttcgaaagaGGTCAAAAATTGTACGACAACAAACAAGCAAAATTCGTAGATACCCGAAGGAAAATATACCCCGAGACTGAAACCAATGAcgaacaacaaaatgaaaaacaacaagaaaaatcGGATTCAAGTGAAGAAGAAGATGGCTTCGTTCCATCAACGATGTACGTACAAGTAAGAAGAAGCGAAAACGAAGAACATCTACCAAGTGACTCTGAAGATGCAGAAAATGGTAGACTGAAGGAAGTCATCAAGGATTCTAAGATTCTCACTGTTTATACTGAAGAAGGTTACGAAGATAGTGCGTACGACCATGCTGGTCACGAAAAGGAAGCCGAAGATTCTCAAGGCTACAAGGAATATAACAAAGAGGAAGAAAAGACCCTGGACCCAAAGAAAGGAtctttgaaaaatcataaaacaaCAGTAGATGATCAAAATGAAGATGGAAGTTCGAATGTTTACAAACATGTTGAAAAACCCAACAAATCTAAAAGGAAGAAATATATACCCAAAAACAAGAACAAATTATTCAAAACTGAATCCATGAAAACAATGAAACTGAAAGAAGAACCTGACGGAACTCAAATGGAAATAACGAGTGAAGTTAAAACCATGACGAACCcaggaaatgatgaaaaaatagtACAAGTTCTTCCCaaagtcatcaaatattcgAATCACTCCAATCAAACTTCACAAAAAGAATTGGACAAAACTATTCAGGAGCTCTCTTCAACACCAGCCAATACGAGGAAGAAAAGATTTGCAAATGACTTTCCCCAAATCGATGTCAAAACCGATTTCATCAACGGCGTAATCGGTAATGACAATTCTAACTATAATACAATAAAAGAGAAAGAAAAATATCCATActacaactcaaaatatatcaatCCAAATTCACCATTAAAATACTCTGAAAACATGGACAATATTCCCATTAAGAAAGAGGGGGAAATGACATTCTATGAACAAACGAATGAAGTGCAGTGTCCCGAAGTTGACGAAGACATTGAGGCTATCCCTCGTCGAATACAAGATGTCGAAGAATCCCTAAACAATGGAGAAAAATTAGAAGATAGTGAAGAAGCCGGTAAGTCTCCTAGACTGGGTAAACTTGGACAGCGAATAGATTGTTTCAAACGTAAATACTTTGGCGAAAATCCCCTAGACAGTCCATTCTTCAAGGAAAAAGAAATAGAATATGTCCCTCCTTTATTCAAGGTGCTACAAGAGAGAAGTGCAGGCTTTCAAGCTCACCACGGTAAGACGAAAGAAGCACTAAATAACAATTACAGGAAAAAATACCACAGTAAATTTTCAGTGAGGGGTAGGAAACAACCCTCATTTGAtagagaaaaacaaaattcagtGAACGACAATGAAGAACTTGATTcagaagaaatagttaacgatGTAAGAGTTCACAAACAACTTCCAGAAAACGAATCGAATAATTTGAGACAGTCTTTCGAAGACATAACTCCGGAAGTTGAAGTTATCAACGTTGACACTTTCAAGAGTATCAACCATGTAACAACAGAATCACCTTCGGTTAGTCTGATAACAACTCCAAATTATTCCATTAATATTACACCAAAACATATTTACGATCAAATAAAATTGTTGGATTTTCTACCATCCGTTACAACTGCAACAATACTCAGTTTGACTGACCAACCAAGACAGGGTAAGCTTGTTGAAGAAGTGACAGAATCAGCAAAGTTACAAATGAGACCTAAATACCATATTTATAATCAGAGGAGACCATTGAGGAGAAAAAATAAGCGACCTCAGTTTGATGTAGAATCTTTCATCCAAGATTCGTCCAGAAGAGTGACCATAACGCCAAATAGTTACAAAACTGAGGAAAACTCAGCTTACGAACAAACGCCATTGGACCAAATGAACGTGTTTGCTGATGTTTTCAATAACATCAGAAATGGATCTAATGATCCGTTGCGAATAGGAGCTTCCATTCTTCATAAACCTAATGATTTTAATCTCTTACAGAAACCTGTAGTTCGTATGAGGGTACCT
This window contains:
- the LOC123682974 gene encoding uncharacterized protein LOC123682974, encoding MSPKMNIILVVCTLIVAISAIRVPTVWPDDNSQPKHLKSIGHGHYHSKLSVNNREHFRIHPQKSRIRKNFHVHKKPYRVSKLPTRVQHFHSKPKKFFRKHKPRASPWMPIAPFSKNTNLFYTPPKAQAPLDLKQHPQTYYRPASSEYVTSRSSPLYKNYRDDRTYEHEDTEDERITEPSPDVERPSIKESDQEQPMDIPTAPIYPGDGQWAKPGQKHKPFISKQKYSELMQDSEEKPDGFEIFERGQKLYDNKQAKFVDTRRKIYPETETNDEQQNEKQQEKSDSSEEEDGFVPSTMYVQVRRSENEEHLPSDSEDAENGRLKEVIKDSKILTVYTEEGYEDSAYDHAGHEKEAEDSQGYKEYNKEEEKTLDPKKGSLKNHKTTVDDQNEDGSSNVYKHVEKPNKSKRKKYIPKNKNKLFKTESMKTMKLKEEPDGTQMEITSEVKTMTNPGNDEKIVQVLPKVIKYSNHSNQTSQKELDKTIQELSSTPANTRKKRFANDFPQIDVKTDFINGVIGNDNSNYNTIKEKEKYPYYNSKYINPNSPLKYSENMDNIPIKKEGEMTFYEQTNEVQCPEVDEDIEAIPRRIQDVEESLNNGEKLEDSEEAGKSPRLGKLGQRIDCFKRKYFGENPLDSPFFKEKEIEYVPPLFKVLQERSAGFQAHHGKTKEALNNNYRKKYHSKFSVRGRKQPSFDREKQNSVNDNEELDSEEIVNDVRVHKQLPENESNNLRQSFEDITPEVEVINVDTFKSINHVTTESPSVSLITTPNYSINITPKHIYDQIKLLDFLPSVTTATILSLTDQPRQGKLVEEVTESAKLQMRPKYHIYNQRRPLRRKNKRPQFDVESFIQDSSRRVTITPNSYKTEENSAYEQTPLDQMNVFADVFNNIRNGSNDPLRIGASILHKPNDFNLLQKPVVRMRVPPKKIHIKVPDSVELSNDRKLYHNTTTLPTTRTPPTTKSKRGSIRYALTTEKEVNYDDYDTEDDSQYSNEDKSIRTSTSGFVEDEGLVGDEDSEASGTHTTETIRKPPVKKMVDIVGLVPPSKYHYRTIYQPIEELHEEPIVSESEVINNYHVLGMKPPSTKQKVYDYSDFQRLLSLKNHKYRNHRRGKRSPNRKSYFEVVQRQNSPEVEAEQQEDDDYVPHRPKNWHWDEKLKKIVYDKPIEERQPTKSRTEEEEEEEEEEEIVEIEVEDTPSRNIQQTTTRRSFTSTTPINGPSYVDFVKLLKSKKDYISIPDPTTTKDGLKMESTTLSTTTIKSEPTKPPEFLSFVSKLRQSDSYKVIEEKNKTKTTTTEAPIDEEEEEEDTDTALSNIQNSPGRGAVDIGQNFKIFDVNDFLPKVKTYSPRTEIDYSKYKTIQRPRPQTTPQPDEDEKEEVVNIEKPHTAFLIEESEEKHTEPATEGKVEIFEVSRPTTSSTTSATTVKIQKTRRRRPTTTQRTIAPSATNTKEAVVHPVHPKPKRVYPRRRPTHIRSRTTTPKTEEDAETEESHKVVIRSHNPIERNPKIISLEAIIQMDQPKKSNEQIPSKRMTPHNKTREITVDDILKNINRLKEVSVEEVVPDYSLDAKNDEEDADSKDEYFEDDNTKIGFDDGSTTDRKLVISKNKQQGMFYYTSVR